The following coding sequences are from one Acidobacteriota bacterium window:
- a CDS encoding Brp/Blh family beta-carotene 15,15'-dioxygenase, with product MMLPVLIGCALLGLFWTPDFTTQVVLMSIGVATIGLGHGAMDHRVGEILMRPRFGQQWPIIFALFYLTLGAMGLAFWFIAPAAALTAFLVYSAIHFGSDRLQENGILHAFMRGSIPILLPIALRPEDVSELFSTIAATTIWVEEYVQSVGILAAIAVLFTLISALRRREYLLGTEALVLVALNFTLPPLIAFSLYFVFLHSIRHIIELAGWIEPNSLAKGFSRIARESVPLTVITLLAGAFAINFARVGGIEAGVIQAVFVGLSCLTVPHMMITHLAEKRSADAEFSMS from the coding sequence TTGATGCTCCCGGTTTTGATCGGCTGCGCGTTGTTGGGGTTGTTTTGGACGCCCGATTTCACAACTCAGGTTGTGCTGATGTCGATCGGCGTCGCGACCATTGGTCTCGGGCACGGGGCAATGGATCATCGGGTCGGCGAGATCTTGATGCGGCCGCGATTTGGCCAACAATGGCCGATCATATTCGCGTTGTTTTATCTTACGCTTGGAGCGATGGGACTCGCTTTTTGGTTTATCGCACCCGCGGCCGCTCTAACCGCATTTCTCGTTTACTCGGCAATTCATTTTGGATCTGACCGTTTGCAGGAAAACGGGATCTTGCATGCGTTCATGCGAGGCTCGATTCCAATATTGCTGCCGATCGCTTTACGACCCGAAGACGTTTCAGAGCTTTTTTCGACGATTGCGGCCACGACTATATGGGTCGAGGAGTACGTGCAAAGTGTTGGAATTCTTGCTGCGATCGCGGTTCTTTTTACGCTGATTTCCGCACTTCGGCGGCGTGAGTATCTTCTAGGCACTGAAGCCTTGGTGCTCGTGGCTCTCAACTTTACGTTACCTCCGCTGATAGCGTTCTCGCTGTATTTCGTGTTTCTTCACTCAATAAGACATATTATCGAATTAGCCGGTTGGATCGAGCCAAACTCGCTGGCAAAGGGCTTTAGTCGAATCGCGCGCGAATCTGTTCCGCTGACCGTTATCACGCTTTTGGCAGGTGCTTTTGCAATAAATTTCGCGCGTGTCGGAGGAATAGAGGCCGGTGTTATTCAGGCAGTTTTCGTCGGGCTAAGTTGCCTGACGGTGCCGCATATGATGATAACGCATCTTGCTGAAAAACGATCAGCCGATGCGGAATTCAGCATGAGCTGA
- a CDS encoding bacteriorhodopsin has product MLPELSVGQFSLVANFLSFAIATLGAAAIFYFISPGVNKRYRLAVVVSGLVCLIATYHYFRIYDSFVTAYALEGTGNLARYVASGTPFNDFYRYADWFITVPLLMVELVAVLALARSESRTLLTKLVVATALMIALGYPGEVSSDAGTRWIFWTLSMIPFIYTLYVLFIELGKALERQPAEVRGLISTARVVILVTWMFYPIAFAIKTLTGTTAEGEVAIQIGYSIADVTAKAGYGLVIYFIARRKSELEEEVPGSSLSDAALPA; this is encoded by the coding sequence ATGTTACCTGAGCTTTCCGTCGGACAATTTTCGTTAGTTGCAAACTTTCTTTCCTTCGCTATCGCCACTCTTGGTGCGGCGGCGATCTTTTACTTTATCAGCCCTGGTGTCAACAAGCGCTACAGGCTCGCAGTCGTGGTCAGTGGACTCGTGTGCCTTATCGCGACGTACCATTATTTTCGGATCTATGATTCGTTCGTCACTGCGTACGCGCTGGAGGGGACGGGAAACCTTGCCCGCTATGTTGCAAGCGGAACACCGTTCAACGACTTTTACCGGTACGCTGACTGGTTCATCACGGTTCCGCTCTTAATGGTCGAACTTGTCGCCGTACTTGCCCTTGCTCGCAGTGAGAGTCGAACCCTTTTGACCAAGTTGGTCGTTGCAACAGCCCTGATGATCGCCCTGGGCTATCCGGGTGAGGTTTCATCAGATGCCGGAACGCGGTGGATCTTCTGGACACTCAGCATGATCCCCTTCATTTACACTCTCTATGTTCTTTTCATCGAACTTGGAAAGGCCTTGGAGAGGCAGCCCGCTGAGGTTCGTGGATTGATCTCGACTGCCCGGGTCGTGATCTTGGTTACGTGGATGTTCTACCCGATAGCCTTTGCCATCAAGACTCTGACGGGAACCACTGCCGAAGGCGAAGTAGCGATCCAGATCGGATACTCGATCGCCGACGTCACTGCAAAGGCCGGTTATGGACTAGTCATCTACTTCATTGCTCGCCGAAAGAGCGAGTTGGAAGAGGAAGTCCCGGGGTCGAGTTTATCTGACGCCGCATTGCCAGCCTAG
- a CDS encoding alpha/beta hydrolase, whose product MKKVGLFLGLMAAAFVVSGGFFLLWALWIPSPMPEALEAMTSSETVEVRTEPTLTFLPKAGKPKAGVVIYPGARVDARAYAPLGRRLAEAGYLVAIPSVRLNMAVFEPDAAERAIAENPEIETWVAAGHSLGGTMAARFAEADPSRFRGVIFLGSYPLAASQLKNSGFAVLSVYGTLDGVSEPRDIRAAERVLPASTVWVPIEGGNHAQFGYYGDQSGDNAAAISREEQQRQTAEAIINFLRSLESPEA is encoded by the coding sequence ATGAAGAAGGTCGGACTTTTTCTCGGGCTTATGGCCGCCGCGTTCGTCGTCTCCGGCGGCTTCTTTTTGCTTTGGGCTTTGTGGATCCCGTCGCCGATGCCGGAGGCTCTTGAGGCGATGACGAGCAGTGAGACGGTCGAGGTTCGCACCGAACCGACGCTGACATTTTTGCCGAAGGCGGGGAAGCCGAAAGCTGGCGTAGTGATCTACCCAGGAGCACGGGTTGATGCTCGGGCCTATGCACCGCTCGGGCGGCGGCTTGCCGAGGCGGGCTATCTAGTAGCGATCCCTTCCGTAAGGCTAAATATGGCGGTCTTCGAGCCGGATGCGGCTGAACGGGCAATTGCTGAAAATCCGGAAATTGAAACTTGGGTTGCGGCCGGGCATTCGCTCGGCGGGACTATGGCGGCAAGATTTGCGGAGGCGGATCCGTCGAGGTTCCGGGGCGTCATTTTTCTCGGGTCGTATCCGCTGGCGGCGTCGCAGCTCAAAAACTCGGGCTTCGCAGTTCTTTCGGTCTACGGAACGCTCGACGGCGTCTCGGAACCGCGGGACATTCGTGCGGCGGAACGTGTACTGCCGGCGAGCACCGTGTGGGTTCCGATAGAAGGCGGGAACCACGCACAATTCGGCTACTACGGCGACCAGAGCGGCGACAACGCTGCCGCTATCAGCCGCGAGGAACAGCAGCGTCAAACCGCCGAGGCGATCATTAATTTTCTCCGTTCTTTAGAGTCCCCAGAGGCGTAA
- a CDS encoding VIT family protein, with protein sequence MRHDEYHRTERVGWLRAAVLGANDGIVSTASLVIGVAAATGDRDAILVAGIAGLVAGAMSMAAGEYVSVYSQADTERADIERERKELEEDPEGELSELTGIYISRGLSPGLAKQVAEELTTHDKLGAHARDELGITEELKARPIQAAVFSAVSFAIGAAIPLALVLAFAGEWLMYIVGAGSLVSLAGLGAIAARAGGADPVRGAVRVAFWGAAAMVVTALVGSLFGTAVA encoded by the coding sequence ATGAGACACGATGAATATCATCGGACCGAACGAGTGGGCTGGCTTCGGGCAGCGGTTCTCGGCGCCAATGACGGAATAGTCTCGACCGCGAGCCTCGTCATCGGTGTAGCGGCAGCCACCGGGGACCGCGACGCGATTTTGGTAGCGGGCATTGCCGGGCTCGTCGCGGGTGCAATGTCGATGGCCGCCGGAGAGTATGTTTCGGTCTATTCGCAGGCGGATACCGAACGCGCCGATATTGAACGTGAGAGGAAAGAGCTTGAGGAAGATCCTGAGGGCGAACTGAGCGAGCTGACCGGCATATACATTTCGCGAGGGTTGAGTCCCGGACTCGCCAAACAGGTGGCCGAGGAACTCACCACACACGACAAACTCGGTGCTCATGCCCGCGATGAACTCGGAATAACCGAGGAACTGAAGGCGAGGCCAATACAGGCGGCGGTTTTTTCTGCAGTGAGTTTTGCCATTGGAGCGGCGATCCCTCTAGCCCTCGTGCTGGCCTTCGCTGGCGAATGGCTGATGTACATTGTTGGAGCTGGCTCGCTCGTATCACTCGCCGGCCTCGGTGCGATCGCCGCGAGAGCCGGCGGCGCCGATCCGGTTCGCGGTGCCGTTCGCGTTGCTTTTTGGGGAGCTGCGGCGATGGTTGTTACGGCTCTTGTCGGTAGCCTTTTCGGAACGGCGGTCGCGTGA
- a CDS encoding NAD(P)H-dependent oxidoreductase yields the protein MSEKLSIPIILGTNRKDRKSEHVAKWVFAQMQERDDIEPVFFDVRDFDLPQDHYGTEIGHLFPEWRDAVIAADGLVIVTPEYNHGYPGVLKSVLDTLLKEYIHKAVALVGVSAGPWGGTRVIESMVPMVRELGLAVTFTDLNFPKVGTKFDEDGNLLDEAYEKRVTGFLDELVWMARSLKWGREDL from the coding sequence ATGAGCGAAAAACTATCGATACCGATCATACTCGGCACCAACCGCAAGGACCGAAAGAGCGAGCACGTCGCGAAGTGGGTCTTTGCACAGATGCAGGAACGCGACGACATCGAGCCTGTCTTTTTCGACGTCCGCGATTTCGACCTGCCGCAGGACCATTACGGCACAGAGATCGGCCATCTTTTTCCCGAGTGGCGCGATGCAGTGATCGCCGCCGATGGGCTTGTCATCGTCACTCCCGAATATAACCACGGCTATCCGGGCGTGCTCAAGAGTGTGCTCGACACGCTGTTGAAAGAATATATTCACAAAGCGGTCGCTTTGGTCGGCGTTTCGGCCGGGCCGTGGGGCGGCACGCGAGTCATTGAGTCAATGGTCCCGATGGTCCGCGAACTCGGGCTTGCCGTCACGTTTACGGATCTCAATTTTCCGAAGGTCGGCACGAAGTTTGACGAGGACGGTAATCTGCTTGACGAGGCTTATGAAAAGCGGGTTACCGGGTTCCTCGATGAGCTCGTATGGATGGCCCGGTCGCTGAAATGGGGAAGGGAGGATCTTTGA
- a CDS encoding radical SAM protein, giving the protein MPKASSFSRFTRGVRHTVRAFASTKHPVLVHIVPMRRCNLACTYCNEYDKTSDPVPIDVMLERIDKLAEFGSSVITISGGEPMMHPEIFEIIARIRHHGMIAGLISNGYYFQVDKIKKLNEAGLDYLQISIDNVTPDEVSKKSLKVLDAKLVNLRDHAKFKVNINSVVGGGVANPEEALIIASRARELGFSSTVGVIHDEMGLNKGLTDREKEVYKEIKSKGTRSYARWNWFQDALVEGKEYEWRCRAGARYLYVDEGGIVSWCSQQRGTPGIPLLEYTHEDMEREYITEKWCAPTCTIQCVHQVGHLDAWRDKQISVNDYNNRKGNGLKKETVAQVLNAK; this is encoded by the coding sequence ATGCCCAAGGCAAGTTCATTTAGCAGGTTCACACGCGGCGTCCGCCATACGGTGCGGGCATTTGCCTCGACCAAGCATCCGGTGCTGGTCCACATCGTCCCGATGCGGCGGTGCAACCTTGCGTGCACTTATTGCAATGAATATGACAAGACGAGCGACCCGGTGCCGATCGATGTAATGCTCGAGCGGATCGACAAACTTGCCGAGTTTGGTTCATCTGTTATCACCATTTCGGGCGGCGAGCCGATGATGCACCCGGAGATTTTTGAGATCATCGCCCGCATCCGCCACCACGGAATGATTGCCGGCCTTATCTCGAACGGCTACTATTTTCAGGTCGATAAGATCAAAAAGCTCAACGAAGCAGGGCTCGACTATCTGCAGATCTCGATCGACAACGTAACGCCCGACGAAGTTTCGAAAAAGAGCCTCAAGGTGCTCGATGCGAAGCTCGTCAATCTCCGCGACCACGCGAAGTTCAAGGTAAACATCAATTCGGTCGTCGGCGGAGGTGTGGCAAATCCGGAGGAGGCTCTGATAATCGCTAGCCGTGCCCGCGAGCTCGGGTTCTCTTCGACCGTCGGCGTGATCCATGACGAAATGGGCCTCAACAAGGGCCTGACCGACCGCGAGAAGGAAGTTTACAAAGAGATCAAATCAAAGGGAACTCGGTCCTACGCCCGCTGGAATTGGTTCCAGGACGCGCTCGTTGAAGGTAAGGAATACGAATGGCGGTGCCGTGCCGGTGCCCGTTATCTTTATGTGGATGAGGGCGGCATTGTCAGTTGGTGCTCGCAGCAACGAGGCACGCCGGGCATTCCGCTGCTCGAATATACTCACGAGGACATGGAACGCGAGTACATCACGGAAAAATGGTGCGCCCCGACCTGCACCATCCAATGCGTCCATCAGGTCGGCCACCTCGACGCCTGGCGGGACAAGCAGATCTCAGTGAACGACTACAACAACCGTAAGGGCAATGGCCTAAAGAAAGAGACCGTCGCACAAGTCCTCAATGCCAAATAA
- a CDS encoding outer membrane lipoprotein carrier protein LolA, whose protein sequence is MSNIKKYLGLAALIFVIGGAAASEVSGQLTNAILTRMDNHNKALTSLRADVTMVKENTQLRVKDTTEGKVSYVPQRNGDPLVRIDWRSPDETFAVVKGTYIIYRPRLQQYITGSTKQAKGKGTASGALAFMNMSRAELRKNYEVVQLSPNATISGGVSTIHLKLTPKIKASYQYAEVWVDSDGMPRQSKVVENNGDSTTILLKNLEKNITLDRSIFQVKLPPGTKKVDA, encoded by the coding sequence ATGAGCAATATTAAGAAATATCTCGGGCTGGCAGCTTTGATCTTTGTGATCGGCGGAGCGGCGGCGAGCGAGGTCTCAGGCCAGCTGACCAACGCGATCCTGACCCGGATGGACAATCACAACAAGGCGCTTACGTCGCTCAGGGCCGACGTGACAATGGTGAAGGAAAACACGCAGCTTCGCGTCAAGGACACGACCGAGGGCAAGGTTTCCTACGTTCCGCAGCGTAATGGCGATCCGCTTGTCCGCATCGATTGGCGGAGCCCGGATGAGACATTTGCGGTTGTGAAGGGAACATACATCATTTACCGCCCGCGTCTCCAGCAGTACATCACCGGAAGCACAAAGCAGGCTAAGGGCAAAGGCACGGCAAGCGGAGCTCTTGCATTCATGAATATGTCGCGTGCCGAGCTTCGGAAAAACTATGAGGTAGTTCAGCTAAGCCCGAACGCTACTATCAGCGGCGGCGTTAGCACAATTCACCTGAAGCTGACGCCGAAGATCAAGGCTTCGTATCAATACGCCGAGGTCTGGGTCGATTCGGACGGAATGCCGCGACAGAGTAAGGTAGTTGAAAATAACGGCGACTCGACCACGATCCTGCTCAAGAATCTTGAGAAGAACATCACGCTCGACCGATCTATCTTTCAGGTAAAGCTTCCGCCGGGAACGAAGAAGGTTGATGCCTAG
- a CDS encoding ABC transporter ATP-binding protein, with translation MKTILKTEDLKKSYRMGNKIDVPALRGVSLDIEEGEFVAIMGPSGCGKSTLLHLLGGLLSPTSGRIIIDGEDISDVSDAKRTDIRRRKIGFVFQRFNLFPTLSAEGNLKLAERIHTGDHSHDDSKRREVLRLLKLEDKMHHKPLELSGGEQQRVALARAVINEPAIILADEPTGNLDTENSKIVLDMFRRLNEEFNQTIIMITHNPEAAAVCSRTINMRDGRIVEVERAV, from the coding sequence ATGAAAACGATTCTCAAGACAGAGGACCTGAAAAAGTCCTACCGGATGGGAAATAAGATCGACGTTCCTGCTTTGCGGGGCGTTTCTCTTGATATCGAAGAGGGCGAGTTCGTCGCGATCATGGGCCCTTCGGGATGCGGAAAATCGACGCTGCTTCACCTGCTTGGCGGACTGCTTAGCCCGACCTCGGGCAGGATCATCATCGATGGCGAGGATATCTCGGACGTTTCTGACGCCAAGCGGACCGATATTCGACGGCGGAAGATCGGTTTTGTTTTTCAGCGTTTCAATCTTTTTCCGACACTTTCGGCCGAGGGAAACCTGAAACTCGCCGAGCGGATCCACACCGGCGACCATAGCCACGACGATTCGAAGCGGCGAGAGGTATTGCGGCTCTTGAAGCTTGAGGATAAAATGCACCACAAGCCGCTTGAACTTTCCGGCGGCGAGCAGCAGCGGGTGGCACTCGCACGTGCCGTTATCAATGAACCGGCGATCATCCTTGCCGATGAGCCGACCGGCAATCTTGATACTGAGAATTCGAAGATCGTGCTCGATATGTTCCGCCGGCTGAACGAGGAATTTAACCAAACGATCATTATGATCACCCATAACCCCGAGGCGGCGGCCGTTTGTTCGCGGACGATAAATATGCGCGACGGGCGGATAGTCGAAGTGGAGCGGGCCGTATAG
- a CDS encoding cytochrome C oxidase subunit IV family protein, with amino-acid sequence MAETHSDHEHIGIPGYLAVFAILIVGTWITYVVAFWDLDSVFPGANTLLALAIAFTKMTVVMLYFMHVRWSKELVWLSAVASFFWLLIMFAFTMQDYFTRVSGVFSS; translated from the coding sequence ATGGCAGAAACTCATTCAGATCACGAGCACATCGGAATTCCGGGCTATTTGGCCGTTTTCGCAATTCTTATCGTCGGCACGTGGATAACCTACGTAGTAGCATTCTGGGATCTTGATTCGGTATTTCCCGGGGCGAACACTCTTCTTGCCTTAGCGATCGCCTTCACCAAAATGACGGTCGTTATGCTCTATTTCATGCACGTCCGCTGGAGCAAGGAGCTTGTTTGGCTCTCTGCCGTCGCCAGTTTCTTCTGGCTGCTGATCATGTTCGCATTTACGATGCAGGATTATTTCACCCGGGTTTCGGGCGTATTTTCCTCCTAG
- a CDS encoding cytochrome c oxidase subunit 3, which produces MSTHADAHDHHHEPGLQHQFENMKQQEESVSIGMWMFLVQEIMFFGGLFTAYMVFRWRYPMAFAEGSNHLDAFWGGLNTVVLIVSSLTMALAVYYAQKGIRNMQVIMIVLTMFFGTVFLGVKAIEYTDKYNNGLIPVAGWNKKSTGAEVAEKAQAFAFPWEVKTEAAAAKDGEKKTYVNPRGDFQWNYGHELVKQAETAGYLTADEKIHYYSNGQIDPFKFQEKVRMFYFIYFVMTGLHALHMVVGLLLMAWLLWKAWIGTFTALYYSPVEMSGLYWHFVDIVWIFLFPLLYLLGRHFIH; this is translated from the coding sequence ATGTCAACACACGCAGACGCACACGATCATCATCACGAACCGGGATTGCAGCACCAGTTCGAGAACATGAAGCAGCAGGAGGAATCCGTCTCGATCGGGATGTGGATGTTCCTCGTCCAGGAGATCATGTTCTTCGGCGGCCTGTTCACCGCGTATATGGTATTCCGGTGGCGGTACCCGATGGCATTTGCCGAGGGCTCCAATCACCTTGATGCCTTTTGGGGCGGCCTTAATACCGTCGTGCTCATCGTAAGCTCGCTGACGATGGCCCTTGCTGTCTATTACGCCCAGAAGGGAATCCGTAATATGCAGGTGATAATGATCGTGCTCACGATGTTCTTCGGTACGGTCTTTTTGGGCGTCAAGGCAATTGAGTATACAGATAAGTACAACAACGGCCTGATCCCGGTCGCTGGCTGGAACAAAAAGTCCACCGGTGCTGAGGTCGCAGAGAAGGCTCAGGCATTTGCGTTCCCGTGGGAGGTCAAAACCGAGGCCGCGGCTGCGAAGGACGGCGAGAAAAAGACGTACGTCAATCCTCGAGGCGACTTTCAATGGAACTACGGCCACGAGCTTGTTAAGCAAGCCGAAACGGCCGGCTACCTGACCGCGGACGAAAAGATCCATTATTACTCTAACGGCCAGATCGACCCGTTCAAGTTTCAAGAAAAGGTCCGGATGTTCTATTTCATCTATTTTGTGATGACCGGACTCCACGCTCTGCACATGGTCGTCGGGTTGCTCCTAATGGCTTGGCTGCTTTGGAAGGCCTGGATCGGGACCTTTACCGCTCTTTATTATTCGCCCGTCGAGATGTCAGGGCTTTACTGGCACTTTGTCGATATCGTTTGGATATTTCTATTCCCGCTTCTCTATTTGCTGGGGCGGCACTTTATACATTAG